In the Aulosira sp. FACHB-615 genome, one interval contains:
- the cas3 gene encoding CRISPR-associated helicase Cas3', which yields MEIIQIEDADLQAIEGHRCRTFQALPHPLNASVIIDDIQAYGRKRVIVICNTVSQAQGLFRDLEELNYETLQVTLLHSRFLPEHRAQKETELKTIFAQDWKDDGNCYVLISTQVIEAGINITCQVMHTQLCPMNSLLQRAGRCARFRGEQGEVFIYPTVEVNPASTAIAIADLEEDESEPKKQSYLPYPKETCELTWQVLEAHTQSAQAHENVGFRTEEAWINQVHTAEDLLQQQRRQNNQMQFEQHFETAYFRGDQSAASELIRSVDNRSLFVWEQTPMIDIEEETIDPRKLLAFSVPISTLCKAWREFQNAGFGGDWIFKRIELPKKKSETYSQPVCTPITSRGVLVSSIQILVNPRYLYYDEHIGLLIGINEFGNGFASPPKPQRFIKNEYRYHMDTYIGHLGCMWTCWCNSFKTTRLKNGEPVDTVYGSVRDELLKAGGQLIKSKIFPQIQQQQAEALFELLVLLAIFTHDLGKLQIKWQEVMRGWQAIAHSSFQAKNPKAHLLAHTDYNPECQEQKAALKAYEKKHQRPNHAVESAYLAQDILNQCLVPLLQNDFSANKEQMQYIRHTVILAAGRHHSAWAGGWEQSDLTRIKTIQLHPQAQQAIAQSWKTMLRYLPPTLSLPPATLSKNVYQIKQKFDLNRFTTDQIEYLQLYLLVVRALRLCDQHSVQLHNT from the coding sequence ATGGAAATTATTCAAATTGAAGACGCAGACTTACAGGCGATAGAAGGTCATCGCTGCCGTACCTTCCAAGCTCTACCTCATCCGCTTAACGCCTCAGTCATCATAGACGATATTCAAGCTTACGGGCGTAAACGAGTGATAGTCATCTGTAACACAGTCTCTCAAGCTCAGGGATTATTCAGAGATTTAGAAGAACTAAACTACGAGACATTACAAGTTACACTGCTGCATTCTAGATTTTTACCAGAACACCGCGCCCAGAAAGAAACCGAACTCAAAACTATATTTGCTCAAGATTGGAAAGATGATGGCAATTGCTACGTTTTGATTTCTACGCAAGTAATTGAAGCGGGAATCAACATTACCTGCCAAGTCATGCACACTCAACTTTGCCCAATGAACTCACTTCTACAACGGGCAGGACGTTGCGCTCGATTCCGGGGTGAGCAAGGAGAAGTTTTTATTTATCCTACAGTTGAAGTTAATCCAGCTTCGACTGCCATAGCGATCGCAGATTTAGAAGAAGATGAATCCGAACCCAAAAAGCAAAGTTATCTACCTTATCCTAAAGAAACGTGCGAACTGACATGGCAAGTATTAGAAGCACACACCCAGTCAGCACAAGCCCACGAAAATGTTGGATTTCGGACTGAAGAAGCTTGGATTAATCAGGTTCACACCGCAGAAGATTTATTACAACAGCAGCGCCGACAAAATAACCAAATGCAGTTTGAACAGCATTTTGAAACTGCATATTTTCGAGGTGATCAATCTGCTGCCAGCGAGTTAATTCGTTCTGTAGACAATCGCAGCTTGTTTGTCTGGGAACAAACGCCAATGATTGACATTGAAGAAGAAACCATCGATCCCCGAAAGCTACTGGCTTTTTCAGTACCAATCTCTACTCTTTGCAAAGCCTGGAGAGAATTTCAAAATGCAGGTTTTGGAGGAGACTGGATTTTTAAGCGAATTGAACTTCCAAAGAAAAAATCTGAAACTTATAGCCAACCTGTTTGTACTCCTATTACCTCCCGTGGGGTATTGGTTAGCAGTATTCAGATTTTGGTTAATCCCCGCTATCTCTACTATGACGAACACATTGGTTTACTAATTGGTATTAATGAGTTTGGTAATGGTTTTGCATCACCGCCAAAACCACAACGCTTCATCAAAAATGAGTACCGCTATCACATGGATACATATATTGGTCACTTGGGCTGTATGTGGACTTGTTGGTGCAACTCCTTTAAAACTACTCGTCTGAAAAATGGTGAACCTGTGGATACGGTTTATGGCAGTGTCCGAGATGAACTTTTAAAAGCAGGTGGACAATTAATTAAAAGTAAAATCTTTCCCCAAATACAACAGCAACAAGCAGAAGCATTGTTTGAACTGCTGGTGTTGTTAGCTATTTTCACCCACGACTTAGGTAAACTTCAAATCAAATGGCAGGAAGTAATGCGGGGATGGCAAGCGATCGCTCACTCTTCATTCCAAGCCAAAAACCCCAAAGCACACTTACTGGCACACACTGACTATAATCCCGAATGCCAGGAGCAAAAAGCTGCTCTCAAAGCCTACGAGAAAAAACATCAGCGTCCCAATCATGCTGTCGAAAGTGCATACTTGGCTCAAGATATTTTGAATCAATGCTTAGTGCCTTTATTACAGAATGATTTCTCTGCCAACAAAGAACAGATGCAATACATACGGCACACAGTCATACTAGCAGCAGGCCGCCATCACTCTGCTTGGGCTGGGGGATGGGAACAATCAGACTTAACTCGGATTAAAACCATACAGCTACACCCGCAAGCACAACAAGCGATCGCTCAAAGTTGGAAAACAATGCTGCGGTATCTACCCCCTACTTTATCCTTGCCACCAGCCACTCTCAGCAAAAATGTTTACCAAATCAAACAAAAATTCGATTTGAATCGATTTACTACTGACCAAATTGAGTATTTGCAACTTTATCTACTGGTGGTCAGAGCTTTAAGACTATGCGATCAGCATTCAGTACAACTACATAATACATAG
- a CDS encoding DEAD/DEAH box helicase, whose protein sequence is MIDEYFQTLTTFPPRNFQREAIAKILNRKDILLRAPTGSGKTETAIAPFLLAKHLNLDFPNKLIYVVPLRTLANSLRQRAENLVDNWEKAYPSSRSPVITLQTGENPEDPHFEGDIVFCTIDQMLSSFLNIPYSVGRGSANVNSGAIFASYLVFDELHLLDPDRSFATVLKVLQQVKGIAPFLLMTATLTNELATQIKDLID, encoded by the coding sequence ATGATTGATGAATATTTTCAAACCCTAACCACCTTCCCCCCACGCAACTTTCAACGAGAAGCGATCGCTAAAATCCTCAACCGTAAAGACATACTCCTTCGCGCACCCACAGGTTCAGGAAAAACGGAAACAGCGATCGCACCTTTTCTTTTGGCTAAACATCTCAACCTTGATTTCCCCAATAAACTGATTTACGTTGTCCCCCTGCGAACCCTAGCCAACAGTCTGCGCCAACGTGCTGAAAATTTAGTTGACAACTGGGAAAAAGCTTATCCATCATCTCGTTCCCCTGTAATAACTCTGCAAACAGGAGAGAACCCAGAAGACCCGCATTTTGAAGGTGATATCGTTTTTTGTACCATTGACCAGATGTTAAGTAGCTTCCTAAATATTCCCTACTCAGTTGGTCGTGGTTCTGCTAATGTGAACTCAGGAGCAATTTTCGCTTCCTACTTAGTATTTGATGAATTACACCTGCTTGACCCAGACCGTTCTTTCGCTACTGTTCTTAAAGTTTTGCAACAGGTCAAAGGTATCGCACCATTTTTACTGATGACCGCCACACTCACAAATGAACTTGCAACCCAAATCAAAGACTTGATTGACTAG
- a CDS encoding TIGR03986 family CRISPR-associated RAMP protein, with protein MNPKHLEKVPDDRKAVAPYNFVEIPEKVVEAKLECNGKLRDNNRYYSDRHTGKIVCTLKTESPLYIRCGLTPADFVDFGDKPNEELTPEQRKKKAEFFQYPSKQYPVLPGSSLRGMVRTLVEIVSFGKIERVSDASKFFFRAVAADKQDPLDELYKDLLKSVKAGYLVETQEGWFIRPVSQTVAGNNNTSFVWVKEDRRAKRAAGEQDIRTIANQFTPRFITLNQAGYLPQYQEVSFETTYSKNGRTFAKNISANPNTYQYRGWLVTSGNMKQEGDSSKSPRQNHGIVLAEDKTGTQLLKIDDAAIKHYRDALTDFQKQQPFDKNMGVLEAGRPIFYSEMFSYCEIKSKQVVRLFGQSPNFRIPYSPKNDGKAASAVDFIPEEVGESDKIDLADAIFGFVRRKNENKEQGSDKNKKEKQEKSRAGRIFFSDAQYKSEENGIWLTDDTITPQILATPKPTTFQHYLVQKSHEKKSLKHYASQPNQDTVIRGHKLYWHKGNVGIDRIKTKATEAEIKDKQSQYTEIKPIQSGVSFEFTIYFENLSDVELGALLWVLTLSVEDVEKVKLLGLDSKEKYRLSLGMGKPLGMGAVMIEKYELSLNERYRNEPKQRYTQLFDDNNWLSGDRPATYDEHKEFIQKFEEYVTTHISEADFPQDYPDKQDYEKLKLKDVPRIKMLLTMLRWDIFPPVSRTRYMEIERDITTNDYICQPVKEDDKTVNEYKCRLILPTPFQVMDMSDNRRHQTLNLDNLKPYCQNEIIKSKPSQEFQIGQTLDAEVIKIIGIKVTYKMLVDIKRTTDEHKKAKYLQEGQMVKVQITALKDNGQIKNIKLLD; from the coding sequence ATGAATCCTAAACATCTAGAAAAAGTGCCTGATGACCGTAAAGCAGTTGCTCCTTATAACTTTGTAGAGATACCAGAAAAAGTAGTTGAAGCAAAACTTGAATGTAATGGTAAATTACGCGATAACAACCGCTACTATTCTGACCGTCACACTGGCAAAATTGTATGTACCTTAAAAACTGAATCACCTTTATATATTCGTTGTGGCTTAACACCTGCTGATTTTGTAGATTTTGGAGATAAACCGAACGAAGAACTAACACCAGAACAACGCAAAAAAAAGGCTGAATTCTTTCAGTATCCTTCAAAACAGTATCCCGTTTTGCCTGGTAGCAGTTTGCGTGGAATGGTGAGAACTCTAGTTGAAATTGTTAGCTTTGGCAAGATTGAAAGAGTCTCAGATGCTTCAAAATTTTTCTTCCGTGCAGTTGCTGCTGATAAGCAAGATCCTTTGGACGAACTATATAAAGATTTGCTGAAAAGTGTAAAAGCTGGTTATCTAGTCGAAACTCAAGAAGGTTGGTTTATTCGTCCAGTTTCCCAAACAGTTGCGGGAAATAATAATACATCATTTGTCTGGGTTAAAGAGGATAGAAGAGCAAAAAGAGCAGCTGGTGAACAAGATATCCGAACAATTGCTAATCAGTTCACTCCTAGATTTATTACTTTAAATCAAGCAGGTTATCTACCACAATATCAAGAGGTAAGCTTTGAAACTACCTATTCAAAGAATGGACGCACTTTTGCCAAGAATATTAGTGCCAATCCAAACACTTATCAATATAGAGGATGGCTTGTAACTAGCGGAAATATGAAGCAAGAGGGTGACAGCAGTAAATCTCCTCGGCAAAATCACGGCATTGTGCTAGCTGAAGACAAAACCGGAACTCAACTTTTAAAAATTGATGATGCTGCTATCAAGCATTACCGTGACGCACTTACAGATTTTCAAAAGCAGCAACCATTTGATAAAAATATGGGAGTTTTGGAAGCTGGCAGACCTATTTTTTACAGTGAAATGTTCTCATACTGTGAAATCAAGTCCAAACAGGTAGTTAGGTTATTTGGTCAAAGTCCTAACTTTCGTATTCCTTATTCTCCTAAAAATGATGGTAAAGCCGCATCAGCAGTTGATTTTATCCCTGAAGAAGTAGGTGAATCTGACAAAATTGACTTAGCTGATGCCATTTTTGGCTTTGTTAGGCGTAAAAACGAGAACAAAGAACAAGGTTCTGATAAAAATAAAAAAGAAAAACAGGAAAAATCTCGTGCTGGACGTATATTTTTCAGTGATGCTCAATATAAAAGTGAAGAAAATGGTATCTGGCTGACTGATGACACCATTACACCACAAATTCTGGCTACTCCTAAACCAACAACATTTCAGCACTACTTAGTCCAAAAAAGCCACGAAAAGAAAAGCCTGAAGCACTATGCTAGTCAACCCAATCAAGACACAGTAATTCGGGGACATAAACTATATTGGCATAAGGGAAATGTAGGCATAGACAGAATTAAAACCAAAGCAACTGAAGCTGAAATTAAAGATAAACAATCCCAGTACACGGAAATTAAGCCAATTCAATCAGGAGTTTCTTTTGAGTTCACCATTTATTTTGAGAATCTCAGTGATGTAGAACTGGGTGCGCTTTTATGGGTGTTAACCCTATCAGTCGAAGATGTAGAGAAAGTCAAATTACTTGGCCTTGATAGCAAAGAAAAATATCGGCTTTCCCTTGGTATGGGAAAGCCATTAGGTATGGGTGCAGTAATGATTGAAAAATATGAACTTTCCCTTAATGAACGATATCGTAATGAACCTAAGCAGCGATACACACAGCTATTTGATGATAATAACTGGTTAAGTGGCGATCGCCCTGCTACTTATGATGAGCATAAAGAATTTATTCAGAAGTTTGAGGAATATGTAACTACGCACATTAGTGAAGCTGACTTTCCCCAAGATTATCCAGACAAACAAGATTATGAAAAATTGAAGCTAAAGGATGTACCACGTATCAAAATGTTACTAACTATGCTGAGATGGGATATTTTTCCACCTGTAAGTAGAACACGATACATGGAAATAGAACGAGACATAACAACAAATGACTACATCTGTCAGCCTGTTAAGGAAGATGATAAAACAGTTAATGAGTATAAATGCCGTCTGATACTGCCAACTCCATTTCAAGTAATGGATATGTCAGACAATCGAAGACATCAAACCCTAAATTTAGATAATTTAAAGCCATACTGCCAAAATGAAATTATAAAGTCTAAACCATCTCAAGAATTTCAAATTGGTCAAACTTTAGATGCGGAGGTTATCAAAATCATTGGGATTAAAGTCACTTATAAAATGTTAGTTGATATTAAGCGAACTACAGATGAACACAAAAAAGCTAAGTATTTACAGGAAGGACAAATGGTTAAAGTCCAAATTACTGCTTTAAAAGATAATGGACAAATTAAAAATATCAAATTATTGGATTGA